In Brettanomyces bruxellensis chromosome 8, complete sequence, a genomic segment contains:
- a CDS encoding uncharacterized protein (MEROPS:MER0034660) — translation MLGLQDEGLLRRYAAKGQGYVFPTNGIPIETLIVCVCIIVVYIASLFNGNIRSDMALKPDSLFHISELPRLSSYVWVHSGFFHLFFNVLSLWAPLAEFERTNGTFHTALVLSILATAVAIPYCLLGTLFFPNTVVLGASGWVFSLISYFSYVNSLSHRTVKLFNSWEVPTLSIPFIFMLTVFLMVPNSSLIGHFLGIVTGFLLAKGWFINLTVLPFGLMEKIEARLSGLIDHLPGIFNYVRESSVKSSRYQYSSTALPLYTQDEDLSSRPLRLSTDENLHEDNAGPFIGTGHVLGSNI, via the coding sequence ATGCTCGGCCTTCAAGACGAGGGTCTTCTTAGGCGATACGCTGCTAAAGGTCAAGGATATGTTTTTCCAACAAACGGTATTCCAATCGAAACACTCATAGTTTGTGTTTGTATAATTGTGGTTTACATTGCATCTTTGTTTAACGGAAACATTAGATCGGACATGGCCTTAAAGCCAGATTCactttttcatatttcagAATTGCCACGTTTATCATCCTATGTTTGGGTTCATTCTGGCTTTTTCCATCTCTTCTTTAATGTTTTGTCGCTCTGGGCACCTTTAGcagaatttgaaagaaCAAACGGCACGTTCCACACGGCACTAGTCTTATCAATATTGGCCACTGCTGTTGCTATTCCATACTGCCTTCTAGGCACTTTGTTTTTCCCAAACACTGTGGTTCTTGGAGCTTCCGGCTGGGTCTTTTCGTTAATTTCGTACTTTTCCTATGTGAACTCTTTAAGCCACAGAACTGTGAAGCTTTTCAACAGTTGGGAAGTTCCTACACTCTCGATaccatttattttcatgctCACTGTATTTTTGATGGTCCCAAATTCCAGTTTGATTGGACATTTCCTTGGCATTGTGACAGGCTTTTTGTTGGCCAAGGGTTGGTTCATTAACTTAACTGTACTCCCATTCGGCTTGATGGAGAAAATTGAAGCACGTTTGTCTGGCTTAATTGATCATCTTCCAGGCATATTCAACTACGTTAGGGAGTCGTCGGTTAAAAGTAGTAGGTATCAATATAGCAGTACTGCTTTACCGCTTTATACGCAGGATGAAGACTTATCCTCGCGGCCTTTACGCTTATCAACAGATGAGAACTTGCATGAGGACAATGCTGGTCCATTCATAGGTACAGGACACGTCCTTGGATcaaatatttaa
- the VMA11 gene encoding v-type proton ATPase 16 kDa proteolipid subunit 2 → MENLSLIPENAYAPAYAPFLGFAGCFAAMVFSCLGSAIGTAKSGIGISGIGPYKPELIMKSLIPVIMSGILAVYGLVVAVLIAGNLNPENEYTLYTGCMHFGCGLSVGMACLASGYAIGVVGDEGVRQLMHEPRLFVGIVLILIFAEVLGLYGMIVGLIMNTKGNA, encoded by the exons ATGGAAAACTT ATCTCTAATACCTGAAAACGCATATGCACCAGCATATGCACCATTTCTTGGGTTTGCCGGCTGTTTTGCAGCAATGGTGTTTAGTTGTTTGGGTTCCGCAATTGGAACTGCAAAATCCGGAATTGGTATCTCTGGTATCGGTCCATATAAGCCTGAATTAATTATGAAGTCGTTAATTCCAGTTATTATGTCTGGTATCTTAGCTGTCTATGGATTGGTTGTTGCGGTTCTTATAGCAGGTAACTTGAATccagaaaatgaatataCATTATACACGGGTTGTATGCACTTTGGTTGTGGTCTTTCGGTGGGCATGGCATGCCTTGCTTCTGGTTATGCTATTGGCGTTGTTGGTGATGAAGGCGTCCGTCAGCTTATGCATGAGCCTAGATTATTTGTGGGAATTGTTCttatattaatttttgcaGAGGTTTTGGGTTTATATGGAATGATCGTGGGATTAATAATGAACACCAAGGGTAATGCATGA
- the RVB2 gene encoding RuvB-like protein 2: MSGIQTTGDIQSFEKLSLIAAHSHIRGLGLDDHLQPKPCAQGMVGQMKARKAAGVILKMIQNGKIAGRAILFAGPPSTGKTAIATGLSQNLGKDVPFTALAASEVFSKDISKTEALTQAFRKSIGIKIKEETEVIQGEVVEIQIDRSLTGGHKQGKLTIRTTDMETIYELGNKMIDELTKEKVIAGDVISIDKSNGKITKLGRSYARARDYDAMGPDTRFVSCPEGELQTRKEVVHIVSLHDIDVINSRQQGFMALFSGDTGEIRSEVRDQINSKVAEWKEEGKAEIVPGVLFIDEVHMLDIECFSYINRALEDEFSPIVIMATNRGISKTRGTNYMSPHGLPLDLLDRTIIIKTEPYKEDDIEKILSIRCQEEEADILPDALRLLTKIGMEASLRYASNLISVSYQISRKRRAEAIDIEDIKRSYMLFLDSTRSVEFLEQNRGDYIDDEGKVTLSKGEQNAPTSDAMDTSA; this comes from the coding sequence ATGAGTGGAATTCAAACTACCGGAGATATACAATCATTCGAGAAGCTTTCTTTGATCGCCGCTCATTCTCACATTAGAGGTCTTGGACTAGATGATCATCTTCAGCCTAAGCCATGTGCGCAGGGTATGGTTGGCCAGATGAAGGCTAGAAAGGCAGCTGGTGTGATTCTGAAAATGATTCAGAATGGAAAAATTGCCGGAAGAGCTATTCTGTTTGCCGGACCACCATCAACAGGAAAAACTGCTATAGCCACTGGTCTATCACAGAATTTGGGCAAGGATGTTCCTTTTACAGCCCTAGCAGCTTCAGAGgtgttttcaaaagatattAGTAAGACGGAGGCCTTGACACAGGCATTCAGAAAAAGTATAGGAATCAAGATCAAAGAAGAGACAGAAGTTATTCAGGGTGAGGTTGTCGAAATTCAGATAGATCGTTCATTGACAGGTGGTCATAAGCAGGGAAAATTGACAATCAGAACTACTGATATGGAGACGATTTATGAGTTGGGTAATAAAATGATCGATGAACTcacaaaggaaaaagtcaTTGCAGGTGATGTCATCTCCATTGATAAGTCCAACGGCAAAATTACCAAATTGGGTCGATCGTACGCCCGTGCTCGTGATTATGATGCAATGGGTCCGGATACAAGATTTGTTTCCTGCCCGGAGGGTGAACTTCAAACCAGAAAAGAAGTCGTTCATATAGTCTCACTGCATGATATTGATGTTATCAATTCTCGCCAACAGGGATTCATGGCTTTATTCAGTGGTGATACTGGTGAGATCAGATCTGAAGTCAGGGACCAAATCAACAGCAAAGTTGCAGAGTGGAAGGAAGAAGGAAAGGCAGAAATTGTTCCGGGTGTTCTCTTCATTGATGAGGTGCATATGCTTGATATCGAGTGCTTTTCTTACATTAACAGGGCATTAGAGGATGAATTTTCTCCAATTGTTATAATGGCAACGAACAGAGGTATATCAAAAACTAGAGGAACAAATTATATGTCACCTCATGGTCTTCCATTGGATCTTTTAGATAGAACCATAATCATAAAGACAGAACCTTACaaggaagatgatattgagaAAATTTTGAGTATCCGCTGtcaggaagaagaagcagataTATTACCAGATGCTCTACGGTTGCTAACCAAGATTGGTATGGAGGCATCATTGAGATATGCCTCGAATTTAATCTCTGTCAGCTATCAaataagcagaaaaagaagagcagAAGCTATTGACATTGAAGATATAAAGAGAAGTTACATGCTTTTCTTGGATAGTACTAGATCTGTCGAGTTTTTGGAACAGAACCGCGGTGATTACATTGACGATGAAGGAAAGGTGACATTATCAAAGGGGGAACAGAATGCACCAACTTCAGATGCAATGGACACGTCCGCTTAA
- a CDS encoding uncharacterized protein (BUSCO:EOG09263OAE), whose amino-acid sequence MWDIFNCCCPCVLDQTPTLKVNGSKFRILNVLGEGGFSFVYLVESTRNKSKYALKKVNCSYNNGNFQQTMKELEFYREFKSPYIIHLVGSSIVQEPDGSKTVYILLPYFKNGSLQDIIDKDSVDESNISENQALRYFVGICRGLIAMHRHQLSTNTRIRISQNFQSRDPFTELSSNEINSGNGTSNDDSEERNPFLSHEEENNRRSSSSTRPLTISSESDLSQNSIISEDGTELSETISIAHRDIKPANIMLSEDGTAVLCDLGSCEKVNYTIQSQSQALSIQENINERCTLAYRAPELIDVSSGDKITDKVDIWSLGCTLYALLYGFSPFEREEMSNGANMSLAISSGKYSFPDSPIYSTSIKNLIKFCIEVDPSKRPSIEDVLNKALEAQRLIEVST is encoded by the coding sequence ATGTGGGATATCTTTAACTGTTGTTGTCCGTGCGTGTTGGATCAAACACCTACTTTAAAGGTCAATGGGTCCAAATTCCGTATACTGAATGTTTTGGGTGAAGGTGGGTTTTCTTTTGTATACTTAGTGGAGTCAACCAgaaataaatcaaaatatgCGTTGAAAAAGGTGAATTGCTCATATAACAACGGAAATTTTCAACAGACAATGAAAGAACTAGAATTTTACCGAGAATTCAAGTCTCCATATATTATACACCTTGTGGGCTCATCAATCGTACAGGAACCTGATGGCTCCAAGACAGTATATATACTTCTTCCCTACTTTAAAAATGGCTCATTGCAAGATATAATTGACAAAGATAGTGTTGATGAATCGAATATTAGTGAGAATCAGGCCTTACGATATTTTGTTGGCATCTGCCGTGGCTTGATTGCTATGCATAGACATCAGTTGAGTACCAATACCAGGATACGGATTTCCCAAAACTTTCAATCTCGCGACCCATTTACAGAGTTGAGCTCTAATGAGATCAATAGTGGAAATGGTACGTCAAATGATGACTCGGAAGAACGAAATCCATTTCTAAGTCacgaagaagaaaataatcGAAGAAGCAGTTCGTCTACAAGACCTTTAACAATTTCATCAGAGAGCGATCTAAGCCAAAATAGTATTATTTCTGAGGATGGCACAGAGCTTTCAGAAACCATAAGTATTGCTCACAGAGATATCAAACCTGCAAACATCATGCTTTCGGAAGATGGTACAGCAGTACTATGTGACCTTGGTTCATGCGAAAAGGTGAACTATACTATACAAAGCCAATCCCAGGCACTTtcaattcaagaaaatattaatgaacGTTGCACATTAGCCTACAGGGCACCAGAATTAATTGATGTCAGTTCCGGAGATAAAATAACAGATAAGGTTGATATATGGTCCCTAGGATGTACTCTGTACGCATTGCTTTATGGATTTTCACCTTTCGAAAGGGAAGAGATGAGTAATGGGGCAAACATGTCTTTGGCGATAAGTTCTGGTAAGTATTCCTTCCCGGACTCACCAATCTATAGCACTAGTATTAAAAACCTTATCAAGTTCTGTATTGAAGTGGATCCATCCAAAAGACCATCAATTGAAGACGTTCTCAACAAAGCGCTAGAGGCTCAAAGATTAATTGAAGTGAGCACGTGA
- a CDS encoding uncharacterized protein (BUSCO:EOG09264F1U), which yields MKLEKDLSFEANIPPMKSDLHENLRARKISKRKDDGLKATVVQHNSQQSSSTLLLIICCAGIYCSFLTWSFLQEKISTKNYSPKIDSTAFFRGTLVINITQSFFAIVFGLVYTSIKIQKVFNPLAFLSKNADLISKFLLIAISQSISSPIAYLSLGHVDYVLYLLAKSCKLIPVMIIHRILYKSKFPLYKYLAALIITLGVFLFTFGRGSKKAAKSSNDGQTIVGLFELIVSLLLDGYTNSTQDQLFKITSSKSRIRTEKMTAGHLMTILNMLTFVLTLGYSVLFTNQWKDLRDFISTNGPEVLFDITGFGLLGALGQIFIFVTLENFSSVVLVTVTVTRKMLSMCLSVILFGHTLEMNQCLGLILVFSGISLETVFKLKKVAKKN from the coding sequence ATGAAATTAGAAAAGGATTTATCATTTGAAGCAAATATTCCACCGATGAAATCAGATCTACATGAAAATTTGCGTGCTAGAAAGATCTCTAAACGCAAAGATGATGGGTTAAAAGCAACTGTAGTGCAACACAACTCACAACAATCATCATCCACTTTATTGTTGATTATATGTTGCGCTGGTATATATTGCTCCTTCTTAACATGGTCTTTCTTACAGGAAAAGATATctacaaaaaattattctCCGAAAATCGACTCGACAGCATTCTTTAGGGGCACTCTAGTGATTAACATTACGCAATCCTTTTTTGCAATAGTATTTGGTCTAGTCTACACATCGATAAAGAttcaaaaagttttcaATCCTTTAGCTTTCTTATCAAAGAATGCTGATCTCATATCGAAGTTTCTTCTTATTGCAATATCCCAATCAATTTCATCTCCTATAGCCTATTTGTCACTTGGCCATGTCGACTATGTTTTATATCTTCTTGCAAAGTCCTGTAAGCTCATTCCAGTTATGATAATTCATAGGATTTTATACAAATCAAAGTTTCCCCTGTATAAATATCTTGCGGCTCTTATCATCACTTTAGGGgtatttttgtttacttTCGGACGTGGTTCCAAGAAGGCCGCCAAATCTTCCAATGATGGACAAACTATCGTCGGTCTCTTTGAGCTCATTGTATCATTACTTCTGGATGGTTATACTAATTCCACGCAGGAtcaacttttcaaaattactTCATCTAAATCAAGAATTAGAACAGAAAAAATGACTGCTGGTCATCTCATGACTATTTTGAATATGCTAACATTTGTTTTAACGCTAGGTTACAGTGTACTCTTTACTAATCAGTGGAAGGACCTCCGTGATTTTATCTCGACTAATGGCCCGGAGGTGCTTTTTGATATAACTGGATTTGGACTTCTTGGCGCATTAGGTCAgatcttcatttttgtcacccttgaaaatttcagtTCTGTTGTTTTAGTTACTGTTACTGTCACTCGAAAAATGCTCTCGATGTGTTTAAGCGTTATATTGTTTGGCCACACATTAGAAATGAATCAATGTTTAGGATTGATTTTAGTATTTTCTGGAATTTCATTGGAAACTGTCTTCAAGCTTAAAAAGGTAGCAAAGAAGAACTAG
- a CDS encoding uncharacterized protein (BUSCO:EOG092610KH) — protein sequence MTLKKRLGGFSPTATGRDSFSKKRKENKEREGIHEIEPTNERKASKSKDKKDPEGVENKFDEFFTTRKFIFLFGIILGIVCAGYFGSKTVMEADFFSDADDAKSIFNSPYWQDWKEMLPTGLKSVLDETENDQYPDTSASFAIGELVKRKGFGSKHNVVIIPGTTSTGIESWGIDSIDGCPGKSYFRKRLWGSFFMVKTMVLDKTCWLKYIKLDPKTGLDPPGVKLRAAQGFEASDFFITGYWIWNKILQNLGAIGYGPDNMITASYDWRLAYLDLEIRDGYFSRLKSSIETMNKLNGNKTVLFGHSMGAQVIFYFLKWVEASGQNFGNGGKHWVNDNIEAFVDISGCLLGTPKAIVALLSGEFKETIELRGLAMRALETFFSRGERVDMLRSWGGILSMLPIGGDMIWGNLSSAPDDVLLPAGISVNGSLGNFIRFANAKGKYSQKNLTVDGAVDFLLDQGTTDFRRRYKENYSRGHSKNAAEMKKNEKISSKWINPLEVPLPNAPDMKVFCFYGVGNPTERAYYYKEEPDKKISNLNVSADMERDQSVLVGEGDGTVSIMTHYMCHKWAQGKSMYNPGGSNVTIVEIKHEPERFDIRGGAKTAEHVDILGSSALNELLLQVASGHGDEIPSNYITHLREMVESIDPTQE from the coding sequence ATGACACTCAAGAAGAGATTGGGTGGATTTTCGCCTACGGCTACTGGAAGAGAcagcttttccaaaaagaggaaagaaaacaaagaaaggGAAGGAATCCATGAGATTGAACCAACCAATGAACGGAAAGCTTCAAAAAGTAAAGACAAGAAGGATCCCGAAGGAGTTGAGAacaaatttgatgaatttttcaCAACTaggaaattcattttcttatttgGTATAATTCTGGGTATCGTTTGTGCAGGTTATTTTGGATCGAAAACTGTGATGGAAGCAGACTTTTTCTCCGATGCTGATGATGCGAAAAGCATATTCAATAGTCCATATTGGCAGGATTGGAAAGAGATGTTGCCAACAGGATTGAAGTCAGTTCTTGATGAGACTGAAAATGATCAATATCCGGATACTAGTGCATCATTTGCAATCGGAGAGCTGGTGAAAAGGAAAGGCTTTGGATCCAAGCACAATGTTGTTATCATTCCTGGCACCACTAGCACCGGTATAGAAAGTTGGGGTATCGACAGTATCGATGGTTGTCCAGGTAAGTCGTACTTTAGAAAGAGATTATGGGGCTCCTTTTTTATGGTCAAAACAATGGTATTGGACAAGACTTGCTGgttgaaatatattaaattgGATCCCAAAACGGGATTGGATCCGCCTGGAGTAAAATTACGTGCTGCTCAGGGTTTTGAGGCTTCGGACTTCTTTATCACAGGATATTGGATTTGGAATAAAATCTTACAAAACTTAGGTGCCATTGGATATGGACCAGATAACATGATCACTGCATCCTACGACTGGAGACTTGCATATCTCGACTTAGAGATTCGTGACGGATACTTTTCACGTCTGAAATCGAGCATAGAGACTATGAATAAGTTGAATGGTAATAAAACGGTATTATTTGGTCATTCCATGGGAGCACAAGTTATCTTCTACTTTTTGAAATGGGTCGAAGCATCAGGACAAAATTTTGGAAATGGAGGCAAACATTGGGTTAATGACAACATTGAAGCTTTTGTGGATATATCCGGATGCTTATTGGGTACACCAAAGGCTATTGTGGCTTTGCTTTCCGGTGAATTTAAGGAAACAATTGAGTTACGTGGTCTGGCAATGAGAGCTTTAGaaacattcttttcaagagGAGAGAGGGTGGATATGCTTCGAAGTTGGGGTGGAATCTTGAGTATGCTACCTATAGGGGGTGATATGATATGGGGAAATCTAAGCAGTGCTCCAGACGATGTACTTTTACCTGCAGGAATAAGTGTGAACGGTAGCTTGGGTAACTTTATCAGATTTGCCAATGCGAAAGGTAAATATTCACAGAAGAATCTGACCGTCGATGGTGCGGTGGATTTCCTTTTGGACCAAGGAACAACCGActtcagaagaagatacaAGGAAAACTATTCCAGAGGCCACTCTAAAAATGCTGctgaaatgaagaaaaatgagaagatCTCCAGCAAATGGATCAATCCACTAGAAGTGCCTTTACCGAATGCGCCGGACATGAAAGTTTTCTGTTTTTATGGTGTTGGAAATCCTACTGAGCGTGCATACTATTACAAGGAAGAACCGGACAAGAAGATCTCAAACCTGAATGTTTCTGCAGATATGGAAAGAGATCAATCAGTTTTGGTTGGCGAAGGTGATGGTACAGTCTCGATCATGACACATTACATGTGCCACAAATGGGCACAAGGAAAGAGCATGTATAACCCTGGCGGCTCTAATGTGACTATTGTGGAAATCAAACACGAGCCGGAAAGATTCGACATTAGAGGTGGTGCAAAAACTGCTGAACATGTTGATATTCTTGGTTCATCAGCATTGAACGAACTTTTACTTCAGGTTGCGAGCGGCCACGGTGATGAGATTCCAAGCAACTACATAACACATCTCAGGGAAATGGTTGAATCTATCGATCCAACACAGGAATAA
- a CDS encoding uncharacterized protein (BUSCO:EOG09263WZ2), whose product MATEFIRSKFSSLREYLTPVNHESNFTETGEISPEEFVKAGDYLVYKFPTWKWSPSPASKRRDFLPEDKQFLITRHVPSYVRATDYEKGETSDNGEDYIDPFSPEEGWTSPHTKALHKHCTPEDERRHSAEYIKMKGPCESIHSNNSNKVSSSLSSSSPEKASILCKESDKPPLETAKKDVESVNDIDELIDDDAEESLEEDRKNQENLDGEIINDPYKRSYDLYITYSTSYRVPKMYLVGFDSNGVPLSPQQMFEDIASDYRHKTVTIEKAPFLENTTAVSIHPCRHSTVMRALMKMASAAAKENVNGMYSSGDQTEDEIVKNLSKLGLADKDKDSNDNQTAVHKDDDWQSLHENEGQDEDDINPDSQIRVDQYLVIFLKFMASVTPGIEHDYTMDAL is encoded by the coding sequence atggCGACGGAATTCATCAGATCCAAATTCAGCTCCCTTAGGGAATACTTAACGCCAGTTAACCATGAATCGAACTTCACTGAAACTGGTGAGATATCACCTGAAGAGTTTGTGAAGGCTGGCGATTATTTGGTTTACAAATTTCCAACCTGGAAATGGTCACCTTCACCTGCTTCAAAGAGACGGGACTTTCTTCCTGAAGATAAGCAATTTCTTATTACTCGGCACGTCCCATCATATGTGAGGGCAACAGATTATGAGAAAGGGGAGACTTCAGATAATGGTGAGGATTATATTGATCCATTTTCTCCAGAAGAGGGATGGACCTCGCCTCACACAAAAGCTTTGCATAAACATTGTACTcctgaagatgaaagaagGCATTCTGCGGAGTATATCAAAATGAAGGGACCCTGTGAAAGTATACACTCGAACAATAGTAATAAAGTTTCCTCAAGTTTAAGTTCAAGCTCACCAGAAAAAGCTAGTATACTTTGCAAGGAAAGCGATAAACCCCCGTTAGAAACAGCCAAGAAGGATGTTGAGTCGGTtaatgatattgatgaacttatcgatgatgatgctgaaGAATCGTTGGAAGAAGATCGAAAAAATCAGGAAAATTTGGATGGCGAAATCATCAACGATCCATACAAGAGAAGTTATGATCTATATATAACATATTCCACATCTTATCGCGTTCCAAAGATGTATCTTGTTGGCTTTGACTCGAATGGTGTTCCTTTATCTCCTCAACAAATGTTTGAGGATATTGCCAGTGACTACAGACATAAAACAGTGACAATTGAAAAAGCCCCCTTTTTAGAGAATACAACAGCTGTTTCAATTCATCCGTGCAGACATTCCACTGTTATGAGGgcattgatgaaaatggcatctgctgctgcaaaAGAAAACGTTAATGGTATGTACTCATCTGGAGATCAGACTGAAGACGAAATTGTAAAAAACCTAAGTAAATTAGGCTTAGCAGATAAAGACAAGGATTCTAATGATAATCAAACTGCTGTTCACAAAGACGATGATTGGCAAAGTTTGCATGAAAATGAAGGGcaagatgaggatgacaTTAATCCCGATAGCCAAATTCGGGTTGACCAGTATTTGGTCATTTTCCTTAAGTTCATGGCAAGTGTGACTCCCGGAATTGAGCACGATTACACCATGGACGCGTTATAA
- a CDS encoding uncharacterized protein (BUSCO:EOG09262KUJ), whose product MTLSSYNSIENIKKQVFSDRNASNLKSTLSNERGDRIYETAITRTNFNDEYRQLPKFLQKKLNRHKNILEVMREKEAGRKSGEDDLDLPPLDNMTTSTDLTITKSASQLGLQIRDNSGFIGQKKPEDLLANELIVPEIAESAPGQNMKVHPTWKLFRVLVGHTGQVTALGFDPNNEYFATGSSDRTIKIWNLASGQLMHTLTGHVMAVRGIVISDRHPYMFSCSEDKTVRCWDLEKNKVVRDYHGHLSSVYSIDIHPTLDLIVTGSRDSSVKVWDIRTRLPVYTLTGHKNTVNKVSCRPTDPQIISCSMDSTVKTWDLIAGKCSKTLTYHSKSVRTFCCNSDNGEFVSGSADGLKKFRLPNCEYLQNMEFLKHDQLSEGNLLLNTNCCNNDGEMFVGCDNGQYGFWDWDTGRIFQDGRNTPISGSMDSERGILCSSFDRSGIRLVTGNVDKTIRMWKPEISAD is encoded by the coding sequence ATGACGCTTAGCAGCTACAATAGcatagaaaatattaagaaGCAAGTTTTCTCCGATAGGAATGCATCGAATTTAAAGAGTACACTTTCAAATGAAAGAGGCGATCGAATCTACGAGACCGCAATTACTAGAACAAACTTTAATGATGAATACAGACAGCTACCAAAATTTTTGCAGAAAAAGCTGAATAGGCACAAGAACATTTTGGAGGTGATGAGGGAGAAGGAAGCTGGGAGGAAAAGCGGGGAGGACGATCTTGATCTCCCGCCATTAGATAATATGACTACATCTACAGATCTCACGATTACAAAGAGTGCAAGTCAATTGGGTTTACAAATTCGGGATAATTCCGGATTTATTGGGCAAAAGAAACCAGAAGATTTGCTTGCAAATGAACTGATTGTCCCGGAAATCGCAGAAAGTGCTCCAGGACAAAATATGAAAGTCCACCCAACTTGGAAACTGTTTCGTGTTCTTGTAGGACACACCGGACAGGTTACCGCACTCGGATTTGACCCgaataatgaatattttgCAACTGGATCCAGTGATCGGACTATTAAAATATGGAATTTGGCTAGTGGTCAATTGATGCATACCTTAACTGGCCACGTTATGGCTGTTAGGGGAATTGTCATATCCGATAGACACCCATATATGTTCAGCTGCTCCGAAGATAAAACGGTCAGATGTTGggatcttgaaaaaaataaagtggtAAGAGACTACCATGGACATTTGAGTTCAGTCTATTCTATTGACATCCATCCTACTTTAGATCTTATCGTCACAGGAAGCCGGGATTCATCTGTTAAGGTTTGGGACATTCGTACAAGGCTACCAGTGTATACGCTAACTGGGCATAAAAATACAGTGAATAAAGTGAGCTGTCGGCCTACAGATCCGCAAATCATAAGCTGTTCCATGGACTCCACAGTTAAAACATGGGATTTAATTGCAGGCAAATGTTCTAAAACACTTACATACCACTCAAAGTCGGTAAGAACATTTTGCTGCAATAGTGACAATGGTGAGTTTGTTTCCGGTTCTGCTGATGGCCTGAAAAAGTTCAGGCTTCCAAATTGTGAATATTTGCAAAACATGGAGTTTTTGAAACATGACCAGCTTTCTGAGGGTAATTTACTATTAAACACAAATTGTTGCAATAATGATGGTGAGATGTTTGTGGGATGTGATAATGGACAATATGGATTTTGGGACTGGGATACTGGAAGAATTTTTCAGGATGGTAGAAACACGCCAATATCCGGCTCAATGGATAGCGAGAGAGGCATACTATGCTCATCTTTTGACAGAAGCGGAATAAGACTTGTTACTGGAAATGTGGATAAAACAATTAGAATGTGGAAACCAGAAATATCAGCAGATTAG